GATGTCGTCGTGTTCGCCCCAAGATTGCACCACTCACCGATCAGACTGTTTCCGAGATAACCGTCGTGCGCCTTGTTGGAATGGCTGTGCATGATCACATTGTGGATTTCGCCGCTTACTTTGCAGACCGGGCCGATGGTGGTGCCGGGATAGACTTTGCAACCCATCTTCAGCACGGAATCTTCGCACAGGGCGCCCGGACCCTGGATAACCGCACCGTACATTACGTGGCTGTTTCGTCCGAGGTACACCGGTCCGGCAGAGGCATCAATAACCGCACCGGGATCAACCCTGACATCGGGTCCGGCAAAAATGGCATCAGGATGGATCAATGTGGCATGGGGCCAGTCCGGCCTAACAAATGAGCGGACCGATTTCAGCAGTTCGATGTCGTTGCATATCTGCTCTTCATTGACCTGAAACAAATCCCACAAATTGCTGATCAGGGTTCCGTTTTCAGTGTCCCGGACATCGTCCGTATGAGTAAGAAAATGATTCAGCCCGATCCCGTTCTCATAACAATCCCGGCTTTCGTTCACGGGCAGCCGCATGGCAACGATCCGGCCGTCGTGCCTGAGCGCCTGGTACGCATCGAGATTTCGCACTTCATCAGCCGCTGCGGCATCGGGCAGCCAGCGCGCATTGATCCACAGCACATCGCTGCTGTTATCGGGCAGTCCGGTGGTAAACAGGTAGATCAGCGGAGGCCGGCGGGTGCGTGTGATGGAATCCGGACCGAGGTACATCTCCCATTTTTCACGAATGGTAACAATTCCGGCACGCAGGTCGTCCACCGGCCGGGTCAGGGTCAGAGGTGCAAAGCGGCGATGGCCTTCATCCTCAAAGAAACAAATAGTCATAGTGCATCTTCTTTTGAAGAATATTGGGGTTCATATGCAACCCGCAAATGATACATAATTTTTAAAGCAAATAGAATTAATAAATAATAATTTTTCCAGGGTGCTATTATCCATAACTTTGAGAGCGCCTGAAGCAAGAGCGGAAACGGAATCATCATCACGGATCAACCTGAAAAACATTTATCACCATGTGCGGAATTGCAGGATATACAGGCTGGCGGAATGCCTCTGAAGTCATCATCAAAGGGCTGCAGCGCCTGGAGTACCGCGGATACGATTCGGCCGGAATGGCCGTCACGGGAAACGGGCTTGAAATACTGAAATCAGCGGGTAAAGTTGTCGCGCTGACCGAGCGCAATGGCAAGCAGGGCCTTGCCGGCACGGCAGGCATCGGGCACACGCGCTGGGCTACGCACGGTGAACCCAGCGATATCAATGCGCATCCCCACACAGATTCGCATGGGAACTTTGCCATCGTTCACAACGGGATCATCGAAAATTACAATGCGATCAAGCAGGACCTGGAAAGGAAGGGGCATACGTTCAGGAGTGAAACCGATACCGAGGTGCTGGCTCATCTGATTGAGGAAATGCACGCGACCGGCGGATCTGATTTCACCCGGGCCGTCAGACAGGCGCTGTCGCAGGTTGAGGGCACATACGGGATCGCCATCATCCACAAGGATCAGCCTGACCGGATTATTGCCGCAAGGAAAGGCTCGCCGCTTTTGATCGGCATCGGCGAGGATGAATATTTTATCGCATCGGATGCATCCCCGGTTGTTGAATATACCCAGAAAGTGATCTATCTGGAGGATGAGGAAGTGGCCGTTGTTTCAAAAGACGACTGCCATGTCTCGACGCTGAAGGAGCTCGAGCAGTCCAAGGAAGTGTACGAGCTGGCCATGAGCCTGGAGCAGATTGAGAAAGGCGGGTATCCCCATTTTATGCTCAAGGAGATATATGAGCAGAGCGAGACCATCGCCGACTGCATGAGGGGGCGCGTGATTGCCTCGGAGAACCGTATCCAGCTGGGCGGATTGGCCGACGTTCTGGACCGGCTGGTCAATGCCCGCCGGATTGTGATTGCAGGATGCGGAACCAGCTGGCATGCCGGTCTGGTGGGTGAGTACCTGTTTGAATACCTGGCGAAGGTGCCGGTTGAAGTGGAGTATGCCTCGGAGTTCCGATACCGCGAGCAGCTCATCGGTCCGGGGGATGTTTTGATTGTCATATCCCAGAGCGGGGAAACCGCGGATACCCTTGCGGCGCTTCGTGAGGCGAAAAAGAGGGGAGCTCTGGTGCTGGGGATATGCAATGTGGTCGGGTCGACGATCGCGCGCGAGACCGATGCCGGAGTGTATACCCACGCGGGACCGGAAATCGGAGTGGCATCCACAAAGGCCTTTACCGCCCAGGTCACGGTCCTTGCCATGATGGCGCTGCTGCTCGGCCAACAGCGGAACATCATATCAGATGAACTGATGAAGGTGCTGATCAGTGAGCTGTTGTCGCTGCCGGAAAAGGTTTCTGCCGTTCTTGAAAATGCATCCGGGGTAGAACATGTTGCCCGGCTGTTCACCTATTCATCGAACGTGCTGTATCTGGGAAGGTCGTATAATTTTCCGGTAGCACTGGAAGGGGCTTTGAAGCTGAAGGAAATATCGTACATACATGCGGAAGGATATCCGGCCGCAGAGATGAAACATGGTCCCATCGCGCTTATCGATGAGTATATGCCGGTAGTTGTCATCGCAGCTACCCATCATACCAATGACAAGATGATCAGCAACATCGAGGAAATAAAAGCCAGAAAAGGCCGTATTATCACCATTTCGACAAACGGGCAATCCGGGGTGGGACAGCTGGCCGAGTTCAATATTACCGTGCCTCCGGTCCACGATTGTTTCACTCCGTTGATTACAGTAATTCCTTTACAACTTTTATCGTATTATATTGCTGTTAACCGGAACTGCGATGTTGATCAGCCAAGAAATCTGGCCAAAAGCGTAACCGTTGAATAATCGCAGAAATCCGGATAAAGCAAAAAAAAATGCAACTCCGCATAAATCTGTAACTCCGCATAAAACCGATGACAAAAACCAGGGACAAGCAATCTGGTTCCAGTGATTCTATACGGCCCGTATCAGCCGGCGGACAGGATGCGCACAAACTGCGTATCAAAAACA
This DNA window, taken from Natronogracilivirga saccharolytica, encodes the following:
- a CDS encoding putative sugar nucleotidyl transferase; translated protein: MTICFFEDEGHRRFAPLTLTRPVDDLRAGIVTIREKWEMYLGPDSITRTRRPPLIYLFTTGLPDNSSDVLWINARWLPDAAAADEVRNLDAYQALRHDGRIVAMRLPVNESRDCYENGIGLNHFLTHTDDVRDTENGTLISNLWDLFQVNEEQICNDIELLKSVRSFVRPDWPHATLIHPDAIFAGPDVRVDPGAVIDASAGPVYLGRNSHVMYGAVIQGPGALCEDSVLKMGCKVYPGTTIGPVCKVSGEIHNVIMHSHSNKAHDGYLGNSLIGEWCNLGANTTTSNLKNNYKPVKIPEWSTGHVYSTPLQFFGTVMGDHGKTAINTTLSAGTLCGVFCNIFTYGFPPKHIPSFSWVSPEATEPYEFEKAMVTAEIMMARRGIPLEENYIRMMRHIYDHRQTGTSGTVDAKGHSGTAQPGLAATHPPVV
- the glmS gene encoding glutamine--fructose-6-phosphate transaminase (isomerizing); amino-acid sequence: MCGIAGYTGWRNASEVIIKGLQRLEYRGYDSAGMAVTGNGLEILKSAGKVVALTERNGKQGLAGTAGIGHTRWATHGEPSDINAHPHTDSHGNFAIVHNGIIENYNAIKQDLERKGHTFRSETDTEVLAHLIEEMHATGGSDFTRAVRQALSQVEGTYGIAIIHKDQPDRIIAARKGSPLLIGIGEDEYFIASDASPVVEYTQKVIYLEDEEVAVVSKDDCHVSTLKELEQSKEVYELAMSLEQIEKGGYPHFMLKEIYEQSETIADCMRGRVIASENRIQLGGLADVLDRLVNARRIVIAGCGTSWHAGLVGEYLFEYLAKVPVEVEYASEFRYREQLIGPGDVLIVISQSGETADTLAALREAKKRGALVLGICNVVGSTIARETDAGVYTHAGPEIGVASTKAFTAQVTVLAMMALLLGQQRNIISDELMKVLISELLSLPEKVSAVLENASGVEHVARLFTYSSNVLYLGRSYNFPVALEGALKLKEISYIHAEGYPAAEMKHGPIALIDEYMPVVVIAATHHTNDKMISNIEEIKARKGRIITISTNGQSGVGQLAEFNITVPPVHDCFTPLITVIPLQLLSYYIAVNRNCDVDQPRNLAKSVTVE